From the Chaetodon auriga isolate fChaAug3 chromosome 17, fChaAug3.hap1, whole genome shotgun sequence genome, the window TTGAATTGAGTCACACTGacctcatgctgctgtttttaactCAGAAAAGCTCTGTTCATAATTGCCTCATAGAAGCGCGAGCACATAGAGCAAGTTGGAGAGGAAATCTTTGGGTATCTTTGCGAGAATCAGGAGGGATAATGTGGCCAAATAGAGCAAGGTTTTGAGAACTTAGTAtgggaagaaataaaagcactttGCTATAATTTGGATTTCGTGTTCCATAAAAGCCTCAAACAGTTATGTGATCCGTACATTTGCAAAGGGTGATGCATGTGTATTTTATTCCTACTGTACCTATCAGTATTAAAACCTATGAAGAGCTGAAAccaacaagtgttttttttgtgtgtcacatTCAGAAGCTATTACTGTCATTTCTCCTGCAAGGTTGGACTACGTTTGTCAAAAGCAACAACTTGTCTcttccagctgtttttaatggatttttggAAACAGTTGGAGCCTCTGGCAGTAATGTAGGGCGAAcctgcagcacaacaaacagCACTAACTTCAGACTGTGAAGAATACCTCGGTGGATTTAGACTTTTCATATCCATTCATGTcagtagaaaaaataaaaacacaatggcACTGGTATCGTTTTCCTTGAAAACCAGCAGTGCTcgtgctgctgctctcactttgATGCAATCTGCCAAAAATTACTattcagaaaaatgacagaggacatggatttgttttagttttaagCTCAGTgaggcaaaacaaaaaatgattgACATCACTCATGTGGAAAGTGAGGGGAATTTTTCCTGATAATGTTTCacatttctcctcattttccGTTACTGACAAATTATTCTCTATGATGTTTGCCTGGtttattttccactgcaggaatTTCAGATTTTCTGTAGCTGTGGGAGatgctctgtttctgtccacTGTATGTTTTTGAGTGTCTTTAGCTGTAGCGCTACCTCGCCATTGTTATTTATTGATAGCGACAGTATTCTCCAAAGACTCTTTTTAGCGCAGATGTGAAAGGTGCAGTGGTGCTATCTTTGTCTCATCTTCCTcgcctccaccctcctctctccgtcttcccctctctctctctctctctctctctctctctctctctctctctctctctctctctctcccctgctaTGTGCCTCCCCTAGAAGTCTTCACCAGCTTGTGCAGTCTTTACTAACTAGCTGTGCACTCCCACTCATAGGAAAATGATGATGAGACAGCAAAACCACCACAGAGACAATGcacagcagaaagagaggaagagagttGGAGAGAGGGACCGGGctgcaggagaagagagacaaCGAGAGAATGAGAGCCATCGGTCTCTTTTATGCACTTTTACCACATATATGTTCTCCCCCGGGGAGCACTATGTCTCTGTCTAGGCCTCTGCCTCCCTTTCTGCGCCTTCCTCTTTGTTGTCATCATCCTGTGCATTTCTCTCCCTCACGCATCCCCCGCCTCCCACTAAGTTATTAAATCTCCcctcaccctcttcttctgtttctcctctcctccctccattcctctctGCCCTGCAACCTTTCTGTCTTGTGCCACTAAGTGGACTGCTTATATAACGGTGTACACCTAGAGGGACTCCTCTCACCCAGCCAGCCTGCTCTTCTCACTCCACCCTTTCAGACTCCTTTTTCCCTTCTGCGCCACCTTACCTTCTcgttttttccctcctcctcttcctttcttcttctgctgctgtctctaCGTTTGGAACAAATGGACCTCCTGCTGTGTAGTTATGCCTAGTGAGGCTAAGtgagaaccaaaacagtaaagtaaCACCATCGCATGTTCATCTAGTGTTGAAACGATTAGTCATATGGCAGAAAATTTATCAGCAATGATTATGATGATCGATTACTGGCGATTATTTAAGTTATTTActaagaaaaaatgcaaaaatgtttcaaatgttttagtTATATATCACTGTAGATTGAacatctttggattttggactgcgGACAAGCAGTTCAAAAATGTTGTCGTTGCCGCTACTCTTGAGAGTTGTGTCCAATTGTAATCGTCATTTTTCACGACTTCTTGACTTTTTATAGACTAACAGATCAATAGATTCATCTAAATCTGAAAAGAATAAGACCAAACTACCACTGAGTtcttaaacacagacagacacacactcttcctccgGCTCTCGCTTCCTTGCATCCAGCTCCTCTCGCACGCCGCCgtcctctcacctgtttctcAATGACTGCATCCCTCTTTACACGCCGCCCGCATCCAGGATTCTCCTCATCGCATGTTTCCACATTCAACGCGCCTTCTTTCTCCCACTTTCATCTTTGCTCCATCTACTTACCATTCTCTCCATCCCACACCAATTGTACCTCTTTATCTATCTCTacccctctgctctcccacCATCTCAaactctccccctcctcctcctccaccaccaccaccaccaaccccCCTCTCTAAATATAGTCCCTTTGAAGCATAGCTGTGTTGTCTCTTCCCGCAAGACAAAAGTCTGTCATCTCACATCTGAGCAGCAGGGATAGAAAGCACAGATAAGATTGATGGCCCAAAAAGAAACACTGGTTAAGAGAATTGATATTCATCTGCCTCAGCATGTGCGTAAAGAAAGACAAGGGGTGGAGATGAAAAGGAGGATGGGAGTGGATCTACAAAAAGGAACAGTTGCAACCCCACCATGAGAAAAGATGgcgaggcagaaagagagagaggaagagaggtgctctgacatttctgatCCACATTTTGTAATTGAATAATAATCTCTCTGGAGGCCTGACCTAGTAACGTATGCacgtgtgcacatttgtgtgagcgtgtccacagctgtgtgtctgtgtgtgtgtgtgtgtgtgtgtgtgtgtgtgtgtgtggaggtacAATGTATACACAGTGAGGGGTGGTtgtgagtgtgtaagtgtgtgctcctttgtatgtgtgtgacagaaaatgtgtaagaaagaggagacaaccaaacagagaggaaaaaaagagtgCAGGAAAAGAGGGGAGGCTCGCTCTTAAAGGACACACAGCACAATACCTCCACCTAGTGGTGCTGGGGAGTCATTACAGCTGTAGGTTACACATCGCTGCAGCCAAGGACAATTCCCATCTCATCAGCTCACCTGCAGGAGCCCTTCTAATGACTTCTACTTTGTCTAATTACAGATTGTGTAATTTACATAATAAGTATACTTAGTATTATAAACAGCGAAGATCACAGCGTGGCAGCCGAATGTGAAATCATATCACATCATTGTCTCGGTTGTTTGGTGAGGAGCCTTAAATCAACTGAGGGGTTACTGTACCGTCATGTacatcgcacacacacacacatgctcaacCTTAGAGTGGCCTTCCTTACCTGCTAGCAGCCTATTCGTCCATCAGCAGCGGCTGCAAAGGGAGCTCGGTCCATCATATGTACTGTGTGCAGGCCGGTTCCCCCGCGGCCAGAGCATACATCGCCACTGACAGGATATCCTTCCGCCTCAGTGACCCGGCCTGTAGCTGGCTCAGGGGGGAAGACAGGAGTACAGATTATCATGCTCAGCACTGTTCTTAGCACTTGCCACGAGGCATTTACTgagaaaatgtgtatttttctaTGTGGGGAGGGCGGAAATAGGTGTAATAGTTTATCTCTTGAAGAAAAGAGGGTGTTAATGAAGGAAGAGTCCATAGCTCTCTGGCCTCCTCGCAATGCTTTTATATTAACTTTTGTGGTGAAAAATTctgttgattaatcaattagtcaataGGCAATGATTTTGACATctaattaatcatttaaataattaatcaagTAAAAATCTTTAATATTTATTACAaccagcttctcagatgtgggTATTTGCTGCATTATTCTGGTGTCAgtgtaaattaaatatcttgGGGTTTCTTGCCTTGGgctcatttttcactatttcctgATATTTTATGGTGTGTAGAATCAATCAATGATTGATTATAAAGATAATTAAGAGTTTAAAAGActagttcagcattttgggaaatgtgctgaTTTGCTTTCTTGGCAGGAGGTAGATGAGAATATACCACACTTCAATATGAAGCCACAGACAGgagatgattagcttagcttagcataaacactggtCTGCCTGGCAGCCTCACGCTGATGACAAGGCTCcaaatgtcagattttattCCTTTAACAGATAGTGAAAACAATTCATCATTACTAATCCacatttctgctctctctctctcttcctccatctgttttTTATCCAGGTTGCGGAGGGAAGGATACACGGTGCAGGTCAGCGTCAATGACTACCTGGACATCTACTGCCCGCACTATAACACCACCCAGCGGGGGACGCTGGAGCGCACCGTGGCCGAGCAGTACATCCTCTACATGGTCAGCTACCGCGGCTACCGCACCTGCGACCCCCAGCTGGGCTTCAAGCGCTGGGAGTGCAACCGGCCCCACGCGCCTCACGCTCCCATCAAGTTCTCGGAGAAGTTCCAGCGCTACAGCGCCTTCTCGCTGGGCTACGAGTTCAACGTGGGCCAAGAGTACTACTACATCTGTGAGTCAGGCCGCTGAACACCAGCGCCGGTTTATTGTGATGGATGGAAAAAGCCCGAGGATGGTGCACATCCAGTATTTTAATATCTTCTCTTCAGCTGTTGTCACCCACATGAGTTGATGGTGCGTGGGTGTTGCTAATAGATTCTGGAAGTTCAGCTGAGGACAGGCGGTTGCTCGGTTGCAGCGCTGCAGTTTGCACAGCTGATTGTTGAGGGTGGTGCGGCCTGCAGAGGGCACATGGTTgacatgtgtgtttgctctccgTTTCAGCCACGCCCACCCACCACCACGGCCACAGCTGCCTGAGACTGAGGGTCTACGTCTGCTGCTCCACCGGTGAGACCCAGCAGCTCTTCTGTCTCACCtccacagctccctctctcactcgtTTTACaccatttcctctctttctgtgccACTTTATCTCCactttcctctcccctcctaTCTCTTTCTATCTCCCAAACacgcagagaaacagagacaaagaggcagagagacgcagacagagagaaagagaaaaactaaGATCTGACAGTCTTGTCTCGGAGAGAGGCTTTTCTGCCGCGCACTGTCTTGGCGAGGTTTTGATGATGGCGTCTTTTCCCTCGAAGCAGCGCTTTGAGAGTGATGGCTTAATGTTATTCTCTGTCTCAGTGCTATTACAGTAAtgctctatctctctctgtgaATGACATGCTCTCGTGAAGCCGTACAAAAGAtgttaaagggaaaaaaaactgtttcagcTGCAATATCCAGCTCCctgccctccttctccctctctgtcactctccatccctctctcccctcccagCTCTCTTGAccatccacccccccccccccccccccccactcgcCGTctatctcttcttctctttttctggcTCTCTGATGCCTGCTGCTCTctatagtgtgtgtgttatttttaccCTGGTAGCCTGCTCTCTCCCCTGCAGGCCTTTGATCAGGGAGCCCAGTGCTGAAagcctccccctctcctctaaCCTTGTCAGCACTAATACATCCCACACTCAGGCCAGTGTCAGCCCCTGTGTACACATCACCTTAACACCCACCCCCCCCATCCCGGTGTCACGGCTAATCTATTGATGTGTCTACCACGACTCCATTTgcttctgcgtgtgtgtgtgtttgtggggtgCAGGAGTCCGAGCATGTGTGTGCCACTGCACATAGCTGTATGTCAGACATAAATTATTTtaacgcgtgtgtgtgtgtgtgtgtgtgtgtgtgtgagcatgaatgGCTGTGTGTGCATTGGTGCATTTAGTCAGTTTACAATCCACAACCTTTACTCAGCAAGGTCATTTTAACAGCTTGCTATCAAAAAGCTGTTGATTTCAGCTGCCTCCAGACCGTTTTCATTCCCTCTGCGAGCCTCCCACCTTCGCCCTTAAAAGCCTTAAAGATAAGAAAGAGATGTGAATATTCATGGCGTATGTTTTACATCTGCGAAAAGCTGCAAATTGACTGCTACCAGCTTCTGTTTAAATCgtcttaaaatgttgtttcatcCTCCTAACTATGCATCAGAATCACAGGCTCACACAGACGCGcacatttcattgaaaaaaaaaaaaagaggaaaacaaacaaagacatatTCACATGCACACCAACAAACCCACACATCATTCATTCGTGAATAATTTGGCGATGCAGACTGAATGTAATTCTGTGTCTAGACGAacagtaaatgtaaaaatgatttcTGTCCGCCGCTTCCAAATGCTTTTAATCATCAGATGGAAGACTGGAGTCGAGGTCCAGGATTTTTTTGGTGCTTTCTCAGCGGCAGGGGGACACCAACTGCTCTGCTATATCTGTATACAGTTTAGCCGAGtctaaaatgcacattttactcagtgttgtcattttaatggtgtgttttctctccctgtctccctctgtccatctttgtttctctcttctgctttcttatgtctccctctcctttctttctcgcTGTccttgtgtgtatatatgtggcGTGTTTCTCAGTTTCCCAGGCAGATGATGACTCCAGTCAGACTCCTCCCGACTACACAGTCAGGCCAAACATCAAAATACACAACATTGGTGAGTGACTCTCAgttgctgaaaatgaacagcAGCCGATTGCCAGATGCTGGTCAGTATTTGGCTCTGCCTGCAAAGCTTCATTTATGTACTGATCATTGTGGAAAGGAACCAACCATTTGTTAgtttttttattctgtggttGGGAAAAGAAAATCCACATGTCATAGCTGGTTGATGAGTAAAACTTTTATATTCTACTCTTGAGAGTTGTGTAATCGGGGTAAGACaatgaaacactgcaaactGATTGAGAAGTAGTGACACCGTTTACTGTATTTACAGGCATCTGTGTGAGAAAGCGGATATAAATGTAAAGCAATGAACGCACTTCACCCAACAGTAGACACATGACATCTATTGTGCAATTAAAGGATAATAATAATGtatcttattttcatagttttggccatcatttctaTCGGTTATGATAACATAATAATCACCAAAGTAATATAGAAGCACCGAGCCAAAATGCTGAAACCGGTCAAAATTTGTCAATGTCATTAtaatattcagtgtttcattaGTTACATTAATTCAGTCATGACAGAGCGCTAACTCATTTTAAGTGCCACTGTAATCTTCTGGCCTCATGTTGCCATACATATAAATTATTTTAATGAGTAGCACACAGTGAGTTATAGTGATTACAAATTTGGGGAGCGCTAAAACAGACAAGTATTAAGATTAGAACgaggagaagaaaagtcagATTGATGCATCCTTAAATCCTCCGGTTCCAAGAAATCACTCcatcgctccatccttgcttgtgagcgactgagcctgAACCTGCATCTAACAGCTGGTGATACCCCACCGCACTTCTTTTTTTAACGTGTTAACATGAAGTTAGTACGATCTCATTAATACCAATAAGAATGATGGGCCAGACTATGAAACGAAGACTCAGTATCCTTTAATGTGTTTAAACTCAACATGCAATAtatgcaaaaaacaacaaaactcaaTCTAATGtacctcacacccacacaccttTTCTTCTAGAACAAGATCCACAAGGTCAGTAGAGGTCTTGTAACGAATGAAAGGTCCATGTTTACTTAAGGAGAAAGCATGTCAGCGACCAAGTCAATTGTGCAGCTGAGTGGTTACATAAACcctctatttttctctctctttctccatcctcatctcaaacaaaaGCCTCTTGCCGGGAATCATTTAGTATGCTTGTTTCTGGGAGCTGTGGGCAGTCTGTGACGAGGGCTAAGAGAGTGTGACCTGCCTGAGATGGAAACTGAGACCggcagagacagagtgaaaagagCTCTTGAGCCATCAGCAATGAGTaccttcagagagagagagaggaggcaggaaagAGAGATATagaagagacagatggaggctggaaagagacaaagtgagagagagaaagtcaagaAGGAGAAATGCAGCAGGAGAGCTGACAGAAAGAAGGACAGataaggcagagagagagagagagaaacaggcagaaaagagATAAAACCAGAGTGGGGGCAGAGATGGGGGGGTAGAGGAGAGAAGgggcagaggaagaaaggaaagctCAGTGGTGGGCGAATTGCTCAGCAGTAACTCAGGCTCGAGCTTACGTAgaatttaatataaaaaaaatgctcacTGGCAGAGAATCATAAAAAATCATAGCCTCTAGCGTTGTGATGCATTTTGCTGAATACATTTGGCAGAATAACAAAATCAGGACACGCagatgtatgcacacacacacacacacacacacacacacacacacacacacacacactttaaaacagCCCGTACCCCTGATGGCCCTGCTGACCGCTGGACACCCACTCTGTGACTCACCCTCCGGACCAGACCAGCCCACAGACTGGCTCAGCATCAacacatctctccctctctccctctccacataTGTTTGGACTTGCTGTCTTCCTCGTTACTTTATTATTAGCTTTGCTTGTACGTCACATTTTCCTTATTTAACGTGGTGTTTTAAGGATAATTCCAGTCTATTACCACTTGGGGCTCTTTTTTGTAGTTTCGGCCATCGTTTCTATGGGTGATAATAAGATTGTTCTCACCAAGCTAATGGCTAAAGTCAGGAACATGAGCATTAGGATGATCACACCGGTTTTAAACAAATCTACCGGTTACACAAACTCACttggaagagaaaaggaaggcTAGCAATAAAAATATTACCCAATCTGTCTGCTGTAAACATTCATCACAGTTTAGCATTTGTGAAACAAAATGCTGCAATTTGCAATCCGTAAGTAGTGCTTTACAAGCCCTCTGATCATCTGACGCTCGCTTGTCTTTCTTGCAACATTAGTAAGTGTTTCCAGCTCTGGGCTATTTTACATAACACaatctgcaaaaacaaaagttgtgATAAACCAGAATTAGCCTTTAAGTGTGACTGGATTCACCgtttttatgatttttatttcCTAAAGCAGCACACCTCTGTTCTGCTTGTAGCTTCCTACAGCTGATCTCTGTTGTAGCAGAGATCAGCTATAGGCTTATTGCTGCTAACATGATACAAGGATTCAGCATCAGTGTTGTAGCTTATGTCCTGAATTAATCATAACTTTATAGTCTCCTGCAGCAGAGCTTAATATACAATGCATTCTTCCATCTCTGACACGCTTGCCCTTAAACACTTTCCTCCTATATTGggtgtctgcagcagcagtagaGGGCTGAAGGCTGAGGCATAAATTATGTGGTGGACCAGAAAATGCAACCGTGACCAGATCATTTTTAAGATGTGTGTGATTCCTCTGTTCTGAGCTGCTTGTTATGTTGCAGATTTTCTCAAAATCAGTCGTACAACGTTGCACCAAGCAAACCCTCAGCGATCAGAAGAGCTGAAACCTTTGGTTCAGAAACACGTTGGACCACCTTTGGTGCTGATCGCAGCGTTAGTAGCCCCTTAACGAGGGACATGTAGCCTCCTCTCCTCATAAACAGACTGAAACGTCATTTCGTATCACTTCTAATCAATCAGGGCCAAGTGATGCATCCAGTAAGCTCACGATGATGGAAGACATTCGCAGATGAAAGAGATGTTAATTCTGTTTGTTGTCTCACAAGAACTCACAGCTGCATCAGTCTCATCCACATGCTTGCTGCCATTTTCCT encodes:
- the efna3a gene encoding ephrin-A3; this translates as MALATFSLSLITLALTNLHLSRASDRHAVYWNSSNLLLRREGYTVQVSVNDYLDIYCPHYNTTQRGTLERTVAEQYILYMVSYRGYRTCDPQLGFKRWECNRPHAPHAPIKFSEKFQRYSAFSLGYEFNVGQEYYYISTPTHHHGHSCLRLRVYVCCSTVSQADDDSSQTPPDYTVRPNIKIHNIDEFNPEVPKLEKSVSGSSPSRDRLLLTVAMLLVSTVLLS